AAACCGGTCAGTGATGCACACGTTCACTTCGGCGCTGATGCAGACGTTCACTTCGGCACCGATACCAATGCTGGTTGTTACTCTTCGGATGGAATTGCTATTCCCTTCTTCCTTCCAGGCTGGCAGAAGACTGCCCTGGTGGGGGGTGGTGACCTGCTTGCCGCCCACATTAAGCGGCTTCCCAACAGGGGGGCAGCTCACGAAGGACCTCTTCCAACCGACTCGCTCATTCGTCGAGATGAGCCTGTACACCACCCTGCTCGGTCGAAGCTTCATCGTGCCTCGCCTGGCGGCCGCTCACTTGGGGTGCTGGTTTGGTTGTTTAGCGGTTCGGCTGTTCGGTTGTTCAGTTGCTTCCTTGCTTCCTCCTTCCTTGCTTCCTCCTTCCTTGctcccttcccctttgcctaTTTTTTGACCCGCCCAGCTGCGCCTCGCCGCGCCTGCTTTTCTCTTCGGCCCGATTTATGGGGCGCGCGAAGGCGGAGAGGCGGCGGCAGCGCAGCGGGGGGCTAGTCGGGTGGAGAGTGCGTGCAGGTCGACGCGACATTGCTTCGGGGGGGCGCGCGTACAAGCGTAGAAGCGTAGAAGCCACAAAGCTTGTTAAAGCGTTTAATGGGGTCGCTCAGACGAACTTAGTAGAGACTAGTCGAGCACATTTGGACCCGTTCAATCGTGTTCTTCTACGCAATTGTGCgattatgttaatttttttattatttatttttttcttttttgaggGCGCGGGGCGAATCAGCTCAGCTGGGCGCACTTTCCCCTGCCACTTCGAACGTCACGACTTCTTCCACGTGGAGGTCTTCTTCGCTGTTTCCTCGGACCCGCGGATCGAATGGCTGGACGTAGCAACAGGCTAGAAGCTTCCCCCTATTTGAGGAACGCTCGCGGGGGCCCTGACCTGCCTGCACGCGTGCATAGAGTAGAAGCGCTGCATCATAGGTGTGCCTGCGCGAGGGGGCCCAGTGTCTTCATCACATAGCCGCTGTGAAGGTAAAGTCGCAAAGGCGCTCACTATCGCTATTGCTACCGCTATGGCGCTCTCTCGCTACGGCTATTTTTGCCCTTCCGAGGTGGTGTCCTATATATGATAAGAGGACGGGGGAAAGGTCAGCCACAATTTGGGGGTGACTTCACATCCACGGAAGAAGTTCCCCCTCCCCTACACATAGCCCCTCCTCTTTCGTAGGGGCAGCCAAGAACAGCTATAAAAACCGCGTCAAACGGAATTCCCCTTTAGCCGCAGGCGTTGTGTATACGCGCAAGGCagcaaaagggtaaaaaaaaaaaaagggaaggcccAGGAAGGTGAGCATTCATTCACATAACTGTGCTTgcagtttgtaaaaattatttgcttCGTTCGCGCTTTTATAACCTTTGTATGTTTGCAAACCCAACTGCGGAAGGCCCCTCTCTCATGTAGGATCtatcaaatgaaaaatggcTGAAGGggaatattcaaaaaaaaggatgccaACCAAAAGAAGAATAACCATACGGTTACATGTCGCGGGAATGAATTAACGCacatggtttttttttttggttccaatgaaaaaaaaaaaaaaaaaaaaaaaatcccctgCATGTGAAGATGGCACAAGTGCATGGGTAGAAAGAGGGAACGGCTTTTCTTCGCGACGTACCCACATGTTGCATAGCTGGAAAAGCAGAAAggttggggggggggcaaaagcTGAACATGCATAATACGTGTGCGTATgagtatatacatatatatacatatatatatatatatatgtatgtatgtatgcgcGTGTATTTGTTTGGCCCACTTGCATGTTCTCACTTgtggagaagaggaaaaggaaacccGCGCGAGGCAGCAACTCACCACTGTGCAGTCGCCTCGACCGAGCACCCGCGCAGTGAGATGGCCGAAGGTACCGCgctctcctccttctggCCCATTTCGCATTGTGTAGTAGTGCCTGCATTGTTGCAGCGCAGTTCGCCTTAGTTTGTCGCGCCCGCCCTTTGGGTCTCTTCACCATCCCGCCActcgcttcctttttttgttcccacAGTTTGTTCCAGCAGTTTGTTTGGcagtttgttccttttttttcctccattttgcctttttttttttttttttttccttttttgccgctttgccaaCCTGGGAACCCCCCCACGTGCAGCCATAATAAGCACCCCCCTGCGCGCCTGTTGCAAACTCCCCTGGCGGAGATGCGGCTACGGGGGAAGGGCACATCTGCAGGGCGGATTCATGTGTGCCATTTGACGGTGAGAAGCGCTTATGCGTCCATCTGGCCAGTCGCGCCATCGGACAGCTGTGCGTTGGTGCCATATGCAGGTGGAACAAAGAGAATGCAATACCTCCGCGTCTGCAACCGTCACCACCCCGAGAGGTGTTCCTTACACATGAGTTAAGTGTTGCTTAACGAATGGTTTGCAAAAGGACGACCCCTCCAAGTTGTCTCAGTGCTCCGACTGCCCTAGTCACCCTGCGCGCTGGAACCGTCCACTCCACCCCATTGCACTGtcaagggggagaggcaccACGCGTAGGGagggtttttattttattattattttattattttttttgtgtacattaTCGCGCTACTGCCCGTGCGAACGGCCCCCATCCGAGCGACACCCCGTGCAGAGTGGCTCGGTCGGTAGGCACTCATTTGGAAGCACTCACCTGAAAGCACTCACCTGAAAGCCCTCACCTGAAAGCCCTCACCTGAAAGCCCTCACCTGTACGCGTCTGAGCCGAAGCTACAACACATAGAAGCATGCCAAGGTACCTCCCAGCTGTGATGTTCGTTCTCCGTTCGGGGCGCCCTTTCAGCGAAGTAAGAAGCGTAAGAAGCGTAAGAAGCGCGCAGAGGGCGAGAGGCGCTGTAGGTGTGACGTGAGAGCAGccagagggggggagcaaGCAGAGCAGGTGAGGATAATCCCAACAcgtgttttttctcccctacTGCAGACACTACTGCAGCTACTAGTGCCCCGActgccccccattttttgtgaaagcAAATGCGCCCGAGCAGGAAGAGCGAAACGCCCAATGCGTAACTGCTCCCCGAAGGTAGGAAGGGAGAAGCCTCACAGATAGGGACCAGCGAAGAGGCGAAGGGGTGACGTAGGCCCAAGGGGAAAGGGAAGTCTCCCCaagaaattattaaacaCACGTGGGACCTACCAACAGGGAACGAACACCATGGCGCTGCTACTACACCTGTTGGAGTACCTCCTACACAAGCTGGGAATTAGGAAGCACATTAAGGGGGTGAAGCGCATCTGCATGAACAGCATTAAGCATTTCATTTTGGAGGAGTTAGAACTGACCCCCTTCACGGTTAGCCTCCTCGATGGCCTGGCGAGAAACGcaccgggggggaagccacaTAGGGAAAGCGGCACACACGGGAAAGTCTCAtcgaaggggaagcggcccCGTGAAGAGAAGGGAGCGTTCGGTGCGTATTTGGCCTACCTGGACTCTCTGAAGGAGAGGAGACACCAACTGAGCTTTGACATTTGCTACGTCGGTAGGGTGGAGGTCGACTGGGGGGTCCCCTCCAGCGGGGAGGGCAATCTAAGCGGCAATAGAAGCGGCAGTAGGAGCGGAAACAGACGCGGCAACAGAAGCGGTAATAGAAGTGGCGGGGTGCGCGATGCACACGTCTACAGCGGCTTGACCGCGCAGGTGGAAAACGTCTTCGTGAGTGTGAAGCTGCAGGAGGAGGGCGTCCGCTCGGGGGAGTCTGCgagaggaggaaggggaaagaacGGAAAGAAGGCAAACATGGTTGGCCGCACAGTGGGTAGCGCTAAAAACGATGGTGAACGGAGCAGCGGTGATGATAGATGCAAATCCTTGGAGACCCGCAGGAGCCTCCCCCTGGTGGCTCTCCTCCTGGGCGTCCTCTACCTGAACGTCGTGAAAACGAAGCTGTGCAAGTTGGCCTGTTCCCTCCTCCAGTACATCActcataatattttaaagagGAACCTCCTGCGCCTTCTCAAAGGAACCCTTTCCAAAATGGCCAAGCAACACATCCTCTGCCTTGACGTAAGAAACGtaaatatcatttttgaaGATTCTCTCTCgaatggaaagaaaaggatCTTCCTCTCTGTACATGTGAGCGAAATTCACGCGGACAACTGTAGCTTTATCCGGAGCAGGGAGAGAGAGGGAAGCCACGTGAGGGAAGAGACACTCAGTCGGAACctcctccaaaaggggaagaagctcaTTCGAAATGGTGGGGACACCCTGCAGGGGAATACCTACGAGGACCTATTCAACGTGGGCATCAGTCAGGTTAGTGTTTACCAAGATGGAAGGAGTCAGCACATCGGTAGGAGCGACATTCGTGAGGACAAgcttaaatataaattttttttcttttataatatgaaaGTCACCCATCAGAGGGAGTGCCTGCTGAAGGAGACCAACCTGCTGTGGGTCGTATCGAAGGACAGGGGCAGCCAGAGGTACCTCCTCAGCGTCGTCACCCCGGGCATTCAGCTCGCCCTTTCGAATGATGGGCTTTACAGTTTGTATTTGTTTCTGTATAAGTACGTCTGCattgcggggggggggcatcCCCACACGAGGCAGTTTCATCGTGGGCATTCCCAAAGGGGGCACTCTCGTTGTGGGcatccccagggggggaaatcccCTTGTGGGTTTTCCCATACGAGGCAATCCTCTTGTGAACAACCCCCTTGTGGACCACCCCCTAGGGAGGTCGCCACTGCCCAGAACCCGCGTGGCCAGCaccgaagaggaagagcccGCGTCGCCGGGGAAACGAAACTGCTCCAGTTGGACCTTCACATGGAACAGTTCAAAGTGAGTTACGCGtacagcggggggggggactccCTTTGCTGTTGCTGCAGAAATGTGGGTCTTTCCCTTGCGCtcaggggggagcggcgggcGTGCTGCGCTTcagcacaggggggggaaacaccAGAGGGAACCGCACCAGAGGGAAGATCATCCGAGGGTACAACGTCGAAGCGATCGGGGCAGACCCTCACGGTGAACGACTTCACCTGCTCGATGGACTCCCTCTCCATCACCGAGCCCCACTCAAGTTTGTCCCTCATCGTGAGCAGAGCCAAGGAGGAGCTGCTTCGCTTCAACAGGAAAAGAAGTTATGCGTTCAGGAAGGTTATTTATAATGGTTTGTTAGACTCCACGTGTGAAGAGTACGCCAGTGTGACCGCCGCTCTCCATGGGAGATGTGGCTGCGGTGGGCCTCTAAGGGGGAAGAGCAGACAGTGCCTCGTCTTACAGGTGCATAGGAAGTGCGGACGGGGGGGGAGTAAACCAAGTCGTTACAACGTAGGTCTGCAGGTTGAGTGCGTCAGCCTGGTCGTCCGTCGGGTGGAGCGGTTCTGCACGCTGGTGGGGGGGCTGCTGGAGCGGGATCTCTTCGTGCTGCAccaccatttgggggggggcactGGAAGGAAGCCACACGGTGGCATTCGACGCGGTGGCAATCTACTCAGCAGCCTTCCACACGGTGGCAATGTACACAGTTTGAAGGCACACGGTAGCAATATACTCAGCAGCGGTCGGGGGCGCCCCCGCCCGCCGCTTATTCACGTAAACGCGCAGGTTACGCGGGTCAAAGTGGAGCTAACGAAGCTGCGCGCGCCCACGCTGGTCCTTTGCCTGGACCATACGCTCCTGCACTTTACAAATCAAAACATCGTGCACGTAAAGAGAAAGGCAGTGCAGAAGTTGAGGACACGTCGAGGCTTTCACCTAATGAAAGAATTGAAGAACAAGCGAGAGACGCCCCACAATCATGTAAACATAGCCTATAGAATAGCAAACATATATGCCTATCTGGAGCATGAGGGGAGCACCCACATTTTggtctttcccttttgtttgttcTTCACCCTGGACAGGAACGAGCTGTACAGGGCGAGCATCTCCATCGTTTCGCTGGTCGTC
Above is a genomic segment from Plasmodium vivax chromosome 5, whole genome shotgun sequence containing:
- a CDS encoding hypothetical protein (encoded by transcript PVX_089960A) — translated: MALLLHLLEYLLHKLGIRKHIKGVKRICMNSIKHFILEELELTPFTVSLLDGLARNAPGGKPHRESGTHGKVSSKGKRPREEKGAFGAYLAYLDSLKERRHQLSFDICYVGRVEVDWGVPSSGEGNLSGNRSGSRSGNRRGNRSGNRSGGVRDAHVYSGLTAQVENVFVSVKLQEEGVRSGESARGGRGKNGKKANMVGRTVGSAKNDGERSSGDDRCKSLETRRSLPLVALLLGVLYLNVVKTKLCKLACSLLQYITHNILKRNLLRLLKGTLSKMAKQHILCLDVRNVNIIFEDSLSNGKKRIFLSVHVSEIHADNCSFIRSREREGSHVREETLSRNLLQKGKKLIRNGGDTLQGNTYEDLFNVGISQVSVYQDGRSQHIGRSDIREDKLKYKFFFFYNMKVTHQRECLLKETNLLWVVSKDRGSQRYLLSVVTPGIQLALSNDGLYSLYLFLYNTEEEEPASPGKRNCSSWTFTWNSSK